CTGGCGTTCCCCGGCGCGGCCATGCTGTGGGCGTGGAAGGCGGCGCTGCAATTCGCGCAACTCCCGGCCGGCGCCATCCCGCACATCGAAAATTACGGTCCGTGGCTGAGCGCCGGCGATTTCGTTATCAACTACGGCCTCTACCTCGATCAGCTTTCCCTGCTGATGGCGCTCATCGTCACCGGCGTCGGCTTCCTCATCCACGTTTATTCCGTCGGCTACATGGCGCACGAAGGCGGCTACTACCGCTTCTTCGCCTACATGAACCTGTTCATGTTCTTCATGCTCACGCTGGTGCTGGCGAACAACTACCTGCTGATGTTCGTGGGATGGGAAGGCGTGGGCCTGGCGTCGTACCTGCTGATCGGCTTCTTCTTCCTGCGCGATTCGGCCGCCGCTGCGGGCAAGAAAGCATTCATCGTCAATCGCATCGGCGACTTCGGGTTCCTGATCGCTCTGTTCCTGCTGATCAAGAATTTCGGCACGCTCGACTTTACCAGCGTCTTCGAAAAAGTTTCCGGGCTGCCCTCGGAAGCGACCGCCGGCCTGCTGACCACCATCGGGCTGCTGCTGCTGGTCGGCGCCTGCGGCAAGAGCGCGCAGCTACCGCTGTATGTTTGGCTGCCGGACGCGATGGAAGGCCCCACGCCGGTCTCCGCACTCATCCACGCGGCGACCATGGTGACCGCGGGCGTTTACATGATCGCGCGCTCGCACGCCATCTTCGACCGCGCACCCATCGCGCTCACCGCGGTTGCCATCATCGGCTGCGCCACTGCGCTGTACTCCGCCACTATCGGATGCGTGCAGCACGACATCAAGCGCGTGCTCGCCTATTCCACCATCTCGCAGCTCGGCTACATGGTGCTGGCCTGCGGCGTGGCGGCGTATTCGGCGGGCATGTTCCACCTGTTGACGCACGCGTTCTTCAAGGCGCTGCTCTTCCTCGCCGCCGGTTCCGTCATCCACGCGCTGGGCGGCGAGCAGGACATGCGCAAGATGGGCGGCCTGCGGCGTCACATCCCCGGAACTTTCTGGACGATGACGGTCGCCACCTTCGCCATCGCCGGCATCTTCCCGCTCTCCGGCTTCTTCTCCAAGGACGAAATCCTCTACCGCTCCTGGACAAACCATGGCGGCTGGTGGGGATTCTGGGCGGTCGGCGTCTTCTCCGCCTTCCTGACCGCGTTCTACATGTTCCGGCTGTGGTTCCTGACTTTCTTCGGCGAAACCCGCGGCGGGAATAGCGCTCCGCCGGCGGCCCGGCACGACCCCGGGCTCGCGGACATCGATTTGATCGTGCCCGAACCCCATGTCGCCGCCGTGTTGAAGGAATTGCAGGAGCGGGGAGCGCACGTCCTCGCCGCCACTCCGCAGGGTGATGGCAAGTCGATCCGGGCGCAGGTTCCAGCCGCCAAGATGATGTACTTCGAGGCGGAGATCCGCGCCATCACCGAGAACAAGGCTTCCATCAGCGTTCGATATGCAGACCAGGAGCGTGCCGGCCAGGACGCACATAAAGGTCGCATCCACGAGAGCCCGCGCGTGATGCTGATTCCGCTGGTCGTGCTGGCGGTGCTCTCCTTCGCCGGCGGCTGGATCGGATGGCCGCAAGCGCTCGGCGGGAGCAATCATTTCGAGCACTTCCTCGCGCCTGTTTTTGAAGCGCACGCCACCGCGCCCGAATCCGCTGCCGCCGGCCCTGTGGCGGGCCATGCGCCCTCGGAGATCACCCTCACGATGGCCGCCACCGGCGCGGCGCTGCTCGGCATCGCGCTTGCCTGGTTGATGTACTACAGGCGCCGCGAATTGCCGGAGAAATTGCGCCAGCGCTTCCAGGGCGTCTATACCGCGCTGGAACACAAGTATTACGTGGACGAAATTTATGACTGGCTGTTGGTGCGGCCGATTATCGAAGGCTCGCGCAACATCCTGTGGCGGGTGATTGACGCCGGCGCCATCGACGGCACCTTCAACGAATCTGCCGAGGCGGCGCGCGACGTCTCCAACAGCGTGCGCCGCATGCAGTCGGGCAACATTCGCTCCTACGCCGGTTGGGTGGCGCTGGGCGGCGCCGCCGTGGTCGCGTACATGGTTTGGCTGGGTGTGAAATGAGCACGCTGAACACCGGCATTCTCACCATCGTCACCTTCGTTCCGCTCGCCGGGGCGCTGCTGCTGCTGGTGTTCCCACGCCGCGACCACGACATCCGCGTCTTCGCGCTCTCCACTTCCCTGGTGACCTTCGTGCTCTCGCTTCACCTGCCGGTGTACTTCGCGCGCGGCCACGGCGGATTCCAGTTCGAACAGAACGTGCAGTGGATCTCGACGCCGAACATCCACTACCACCTCGGGATTGATGGCATCTCGATGTGGCTGGTGCTGCTGACCACGTTCCTCACGCCGCTCTGCGTGCTGATCTCGTGGAAGTCGGTGCACGACCGGGTCAAAGAATTTTTCATTCTCCTGCTGGTTCTGGAAACGGCGCTGATCGGCGTCTTTGTCTCGCTCGATCTCTTCCTCTTCTACTTCTTCTGGGAAGCCAGCTTGATCCCCATGGCGCTGCTGATCGGCGTTTTCGGCCACGAACGCCGCGTCTACGCCGCCGTCAAGTTTTTCCTGTTTACCATGATCGCTTCGGTCTTCATGCTGGCCGCCATCCTGTGGCTCTACGCGCACGTTGGCTCGTTTGACTTCGTCGATACCCAGCAGTGGCTGCGAGCACATGCCACGGAAGCCGCCGACGCGGCGCGCTGGCTCTTCCTCGGGTTCTTTGTCGCCTTCGCCGTTAAGGTGCCGCTGTTCCCGCTGCACACCTGGCTGCCCGACGCGCACGTCGAAGCGCCGACCGCGGGTTCGGTGCTGCTGGCCGGCGTCCTGCTGAAGATGGGCACCTACGGCCTGCTGCGCTTCAATGTCGGGCTGTTCCCCGAAGAGGCCCGCCACAACGCGCCCTGGATTGCCGTGTTGGCCATCATCGGCATCATCTACGGCGCACTGGTCGCGATGGTGCAGCCGAACCTGAAGAAGCTGGTGGCGTATTCCTCGGTCAGCCACCTCGGCTTTGTAGTGCTCGGCATTTTCAGCTTCACGCAGGCGGGACAGGTGGGCGCGGTGTTCGTCATGCTGGCGCACGGCGTCTCCACCGGCGCGCTGTTCATGCTGGCCGGCATCCTCCACGAGCGCCGCCACACATACGAGATCACCGAATTCGGCGGCCTGGCCACGCCCATGCCGATCTACGCGACTTTCTTTCTGATCATTACGCTGGCATCCATCGGGCTGCCATTGCTCAACGGATTCGTCGGCGAGTTCCTGGTGCTGAGCGGCGCTTTCCTGGCGCATCCGCTTTGGGGCATCCTCGCCGCCTCCGGCGTGATCTGGAGCGCGTGCTACATGCTGTGGATGTACCAGCGCGTTTTCTTCGGCAAGGTGAGCCACGACGTCAATCTCAAGCTGCCCGACCTCGACCTGCGCGAGCGCATCGCGCTGTGGCCGCTGGCGCTGGCGGCGCTGGTCATGGGTGTGGCGCCGCTGATCTGGATCAATGCCGTAGAACCCGCCGTCCGCAATGTGCTCGCCACCGCCGCGCAGTTCACCAGCCAGGTGGTGGGACGATGAGCGCCTCCGACTACATCCGCATCCTGCCCGAGTTGGTGCTTACTGTCTTTGGCATGCTCGTCATGCTGATTGACCCGCTCCTCCCCGAGCACAATGACCGCAAGGGAATAGGCGTTCTGGCGCTCATCGGTTCCCTGCTCGCCATCGCCGCCACGCTTTA
The Terriglobia bacterium genome window above contains:
- a CDS encoding NADH-quinone oxidoreductase subunit M, which encodes MSTLNTGILTIVTFVPLAGALLLLVFPRRDHDIRVFALSTSLVTFVLSLHLPVYFARGHGGFQFEQNVQWISTPNIHYHLGIDGISMWLVLLTTFLTPLCVLISWKSVHDRVKEFFILLLVLETALIGVFVSLDLFLFYFFWEASLIPMALLIGVFGHERRVYAAVKFFLFTMIASVFMLAAILWLYAHVGSFDFVDTQQWLRAHATEAADAARWLFLGFFVAFAVKVPLFPLHTWLPDAHVEAPTAGSVLLAGVLLKMGTYGLLRFNVGLFPEEARHNAPWIAVLAIIGIIYGALVAMVQPNLKKLVAYSSVSHLGFVVLGIFSFTQAGQVGAVFVMLAHGVSTGALFMLAGILHERRHTYEITEFGGLATPMPIYATFFLIITLASIGLPLLNGFVGEFLVLSGAFLAHPLWGILAASGVIWSACYMLWMYQRVFFGKVSHDVNLKLPDLDLRERIALWPLALAALVMGVAPLIWINAVEPAVRNVLATAAQFTSQVVGR
- the nuoL gene encoding NADH-quinone oxidoreductase subunit L; translation: MNLWLIPLLPMAGAIINGLFGRRFSKNVVSAIGLAFPGAAMLWAWKAALQFAQLPAGAIPHIENYGPWLSAGDFVINYGLYLDQLSLLMALIVTGVGFLIHVYSVGYMAHEGGYYRFFAYMNLFMFFMLTLVLANNYLLMFVGWEGVGLASYLLIGFFFLRDSAAAAGKKAFIVNRIGDFGFLIALFLLIKNFGTLDFTSVFEKVSGLPSEATAGLLTTIGLLLLVGACGKSAQLPLYVWLPDAMEGPTPVSALIHAATMVTAGVYMIARSHAIFDRAPIALTAVAIIGCATALYSATIGCVQHDIKRVLAYSTISQLGYMVLACGVAAYSAGMFHLLTHAFFKALLFLAAGSVIHALGGEQDMRKMGGLRRHIPGTFWTMTVATFAIAGIFPLSGFFSKDEILYRSWTNHGGWWGFWAVGVFSAFLTAFYMFRLWFLTFFGETRGGNSAPPAARHDPGLADIDLIVPEPHVAAVLKELQERGAHVLAATPQGDGKSIRAQVPAAKMMYFEAEIRAITENKASISVRYADQERAGQDAHKGRIHESPRVMLIPLVVLAVLSFAGGWIGWPQALGGSNHFEHFLAPVFEAHATAPESAAAGPVAGHAPSEITLTMAATGAALLGIALAWLMYYRRRELPEKLRQRFQGVYTALEHKYYVDEIYDWLLVRPIIEGSRNILWRVIDAGAIDGTFNESAEAARDVSNSVRRMQSGNIRSYAGWVALGGAAVVAYMVWLGVK